Proteins from a genomic interval of Quercus lobata isolate SW786 chromosome 11, ValleyOak3.0 Primary Assembly, whole genome shotgun sequence:
- the LOC115967399 gene encoding UDP-glycosyltransferase 43-like: MTKFEVVLIAIPAFGNFVPIVEFAQRLIDHDPRFSATILIITMPGQPLLDTCIQSRVATSATNIKFVHLPSVDHPSPDQSQSFVAHVSSLVEKQKSNVRQAITNLMGTELDSDSESNSVPQLAGLFVDMFCTSIIDVAKELDIPCYLYFASPASFLSFMLHLPILATQLTTTELAELDTELVIPGFVNPVPPSMLPPSSLKRDGCSCLLYHGRRYLETKGIIINTLQELEPHTLNSFSTSQMPRVYPIGPVLDLAGPAQWHPDQAHHQNILNWLDDQPLSSVVFLCFGSMGSFDVHQVREIAHGLERAGVRFLWSLREKPKAQLTLPNDYTSLEEVLPNGFLERTVGIGLVCGWVSQVSILAHKAIGGFVSHCGWNSILESLWHAVPIATWPIYAEQQMNAFMMVKELGLAVEIRLDYKMGSRMVLAEEVEEGIKSLMVGDIEVRKKVKEMSQKAKMAVRENGSSCTSLGTLIDELANGV, from the coding sequence ATGACCAAATTCGAGGTGGTTCTCATTGCAATTCCTGCGTTTGGAAACTTTGTTCCCATTGTTGAGTTTGCTCAACGCCTAATCGATCATGACCCTCGATTTTCTGCAACAATCTTGATCATCACTATGCCTGGACAACCGCTTCTCGACACGTGCATCCAATCACGCGTGGCCACGTCAGCTACCAATATCAAATTTGTCCACCTCCCTAGTGTGGACCATCCCTCACCCGATCAATCCCAAAGTTTCGTAGCCCACGTGTCGTCACTcgttgaaaaacaaaaatccaatgTAAGACAAGCAATCACAAACCTCATGGGAACCGAGTTGGACTCAGACTCAGAGTCCAACTCAGTTCCACAACTTGCTGGGTTATTCGTCGACATGTTTTGTACTTCGATCATTGATGTTGCTAAAGAGCTCGACATTCCTTGCTACCTTTACTTTGCCTCTCCAGCTTCGTTTCTCAGCTTCATGCTTCATCTTCCTATCCTTGCCACCCAACTCACCACCACTGAGTTAGCCGAGTTGGATACTGAGTTGGTCATCCCTGGTTTTGTTAACCCTGTTCCTCCAAGCATGTTGCCTCCATCATCGTTGAAGAGAGATGGGTGCTCTTGCCTTTTGTACCATGGACGTAGGTACCTTGAAACAAAGGGTATTATTATAAACACACTTCAAGAGCTTGAGCCTCATACACTTAACTCGTTCTCCACAAGTCAAATGCCACGAGTTTATCCTATTGGGCCTGTTCTTGACCTTGCTGGCCCGGCCCAATGGCACCCAGACCAAGCCCATCACCAAAATATTCTGAACTGGCTTGATGACCAACCTCTATCATCAGTGGTGTTCTTATGCTTTGGTAGCATGGGAAGCTTTGATGTGCATCAAGTGAGAGAAATAGCCCATGGACTTGAACGGGCGGGGGTTCGATTCCTATGGTCATTACGTGAGAAACCAAAAGCCCAATTAACTCTTCCAAATGATTACACAAGTCTTGAGGAGGTTTTGCCAAATGGATTCTTGGAACGAACAGTTGGGATTGGTTTGGTGTGTGGATGGGTTTCGCAAGTGTCAATCTTAGCCCACAAAGCAATCGGAGGATTCGTGTCACATTGTGGTTGGAACTCAATTTTGGAGAGCTTGTGGCACGCTGTACCAATTGCCACATGGCCAATTTATGCTGAGCAACAAATGAATGCGTTTATGATGGTTAAGGAATTGGGTTTAGCTGTGGAAATTAGATTAGATTACAAGATGGGAAGTAGAATGGTGTTGGCAGAGGAGGTAGAAGAAGGGATAAAGAGTCTCATGGTTGGTGATATTGAGGTGAGGAAAAAGGTGAAAGAGATGAGCCAAAAAGCCAAGATGGCTGTTAGGGAAAATGGATCGTCATGTACGTCACTAGGAACTCTGATTGATGAATTAGCAAACGGAGTGTAA